The following are encoded in a window of Megachile rotundata isolate GNS110a chromosome 2, iyMegRotu1, whole genome shotgun sequence genomic DNA:
- the LOC143265820 gene encoding uncharacterized protein LOC143265820, with product MPSQPAGTQKTTPMELRSRQTELMSEDEVAMVQKQQIEKERRLREEARMLDSERRELEEARLRNEAVLAKIRKAEKNQGAIPKKSDIPEEPPAEMEVPSVAVASESVSYTLNEAVKMVPALNGSPPTLLTFTLKLIIGHLSGHAAAAVEDEKIDTVAELCNILRDIFGPQRIVDYYRGELTSIYMKNGEHVLDFITRVKDLRDAILDCDRGTPNIDEINNFAKSCFIDGLMSPMRLEVKVVAAEPLKCVFREAISVFKRLELEKSRQGRTEVRRVNFEQRDGAPDWRSNRNFRENESPRRVDFGRRDQNPEWRERRLSSPPRRDSWKSTSPVPPRNYQANRFCRYCNIPGHDLHECRKRRYNEQMRNSGNEQALPPVVIRRRVGPNAKAIHTVTLEQPELIVTTDEE from the coding sequence ATGCCATCTCAACCGGCTGGGACTCAGAAAACGACGCCGATGGAACTCCGTTCGAGACAGACGGAGCTGATGAGTGAAGACGAGGTGGCCATGGTGCAAAAACAGCAAATCGAGAAGGAGAGGCGCCTTCGAGAGGAAGCCAGAATGCTTGACAGCGAGAGACGGGAGCTGGAGGAAGCTCGCCTACGGAACGAGGCGGTGTTAGCAAAAATCCGGAAAGCTGAAAAGAACCAAGGCGCGATACCAAAGAAAAGTGATATTCCCGAAGAACCACCCGCAGAGATGGAGGTGCCAAGTGTCGCCGTTGCCAGTGAATCTGTTAGTTACACCCTTAATGAAGCGGTAAAGATGGTGCCCGCTTTGAACGGCTCTCCACCGACCTTATTAACATTTACACTTAAGCTTATTATTGGACATTTGAGTGGGCACGCAGCTGCCGCCGTGGAGGACGAAAAAATCGACACCGTCGCTGAGCTGTGCAACATCCTAAGGGACATTTTCGGACCACAACGCATCGTCGACTACTACCGCGGTGAACTAACCAGTATCTACATGAAGAACGGTGAACACGTTCTAGATTTTATAACCCGGGTGAAAGACTTGCGTGATGCGATCCTCGACTGCGACCGAGGCACGCCTAATATCGATGAAATTAACAATTTCGCGAAAAGCTGTTTTATTGATGGGTTGATGTCACCCATGCGCTTAGAAGTGAAAGTGGTCGCGGCCGAACCTTTAAAGTGCGTATTTAGAGAAGCCATCTCGGTGTTCAAGAGACTAGAACTAGAAAAGTCGAGACAGGGCCGTACCGAAGTGCGCCGCGTGAATTTTGAACAGCGTGACGGAGCCCCTGACTGGCGATCAAATAGAAACTTTAGAGAGAACGAATCTCCGCGTCGCGTTGATTTCGGAAGGCGTGATCAAAACCCAGAATGGCGCGAACGCCGTTTGAGCAGTCCGCCGCGTCGCGACTCGTGGAAATCAACATCGCCCGTCCCGCCGCGGAATTACCAAGCGAACCGATTCTGCCGATACTGCAACATTCCAGGTCACGATCTGCACGAATGCAGAAAGCGTCGATATAACGAGCAAATGCGAAATTCGGGAAACGAGCAAGCCCTCCCGCCCGTGGTGATCAGGAGACGGGTGGGTCCAAACGCGAAAGCAATACACACAGTAACGTTAGAACAGCCCGAATTAATTGTAACAACGGACGAGGAGTGA